The DNA segment CAAAACGCCAGGACCTTCTTGCCTTGGAGTTGCTCAATGGTTTGCGACTTTCCGCTGTCGTTCAGCAGGCGGCTAGGCTGATGACGCATCTCGACCAGGACCGCATCGTGATCGAGCTTGACGATGCGCTCCCAGATCGCGGCGCGGTCCTGCTCGCTGACCATGTCGCCGCGCGTGAGCACGATTACATCGGCCCGGCCCAAGCTTTGGACTGGCTCGCGGAGGGTGCCGCGTGGGAACAGATAGTCGTAACCGAACGGCTCGGTGGCGTCGATCAAGACGATATCGAGATCGCGGGCAATGCGTCGATGTTGGAAAGCGTCGTCCAGCAAAAGTACCTGGGCGGCGAGTTCCTCGGCCGCAACCTGGGCGGCGGCGACACGATCGGGGTTTTGCAGGTGCGGAACGTCCGGTAGAAGTTGTTCGAGTTCCTTTGCCTCGTCGTTCTGGGCGCCTTGCTCGGCCCCGTAGCCGCGGCTGATGAGCGTTACGCGGATGTCTTGCTCTCGAAACCAACGTGCCAGCCAGGCGACCATGGGGGTCTTGCCGGTACCGCCGAGGGTCAGGTTGCCAACGCTGATCACCGGTACGTCGACCCGTTCGCCGGATTTCACTTTGGTATCGAATTGTCGATTACGAATGCCCACGCCTACGCCGTAAAACAACGAGGTCACCCACATCAGCCCGCGCAGCATGGACGTGCCGATTCCTTTTTGGCGGCCGCTGACAATCGCTTTGAAATCTCGGGCAGTGAGCATCGGTTTGTTCTACTGGGCTAGTTTATCTAAAGCGAAAGGGACAAAACCGTGCGGCTTGTCCCTTTCGAATCGTTGCGTTGAACTGAGTTGGCTTAGCCTTTCAGTTTGGCACAAATGGCGTCGGCCATTTCCTGCGTGCCAACGGCGGTCGGATCGTCTCGGTTAGGCTTCAAGTCGTAGGTGACGTCCTTGCCTTCGGCGATGACATCGGCCACGGCTTGTTCCAGACGCTTGGCAGCATCCGTTTCGCCCATGTGCTGAAGCATCAGCATGCCCGAGAGAATGAGGGCCGTCGGGTTGACCTTGTTCTGGCCCTTGTACTTTGGAGCCGAACCATGGGTCGCTTCGAAAACGGCGCCTTCGGGGCCGATATTCGCACCGGGGGCAACACCCAGGCCACCGACGATGCCGGCACCCAGGTCGCTGAGGATGTCACCGTACAGGTTAGGCAGCACGATCACATCGTACAGTTCCGGCTTTTGCACCAGCTGCATGCACATGTTGTCGACGATGCGTTCTTCAAACTCGATGTCCGGATAGTCCTTGGCGACTTCCGTGGCCGTGGCCAGGTACAAGCCGTCCGAGTACTTCATGATGTTGGCTTTGTGGACAGCCGTGACCTTCTTGCGGCCGTTCTTTTGGGCGTACTCAAACGCACAGCGAACGATACGCTCGGTACCGCTAACGCTCATAGGCTTGATCGAGACACCAGTCTCTTCGGCACCGGTCTTGATCTTACGATCCGAAGGCAGGCCGTTGATGAATTCGATCAGTTGGGCCGTTTCTGGCTTGCCTTTCTCGAACTCGACACCGGCGTAAAGGTCTTCGGTGTTTTCACGAACGATGACGATATCGACGCCTAGCTCGCTGAAGTAACTGCGAACGCCGGGGTACCACTTGCAAGGGCGAATGCAAGCGAACAGGCCCAGTTCCTGACGCAGGTAAACATTGATGCTGCGGAAGCCGGTACCCACGGGCGTGGTGATCGGGGCCTTCAACGCACACTTGGTGCGGCGGACGCTTTCAATGGTCGAATCGGGGATGGGCGTTCCGACACGTTCCATTACGTCGATGCCGGCTTCCTGAACGTCCCAGTTGATTTCGACGCCGGTCGCGTCCACACACTTGCGGGCAGCTTCTGCCAATTCGGGACCGGTACCGTCGCCGGTAATGAGAGTGACTTCGTAGGCCATGAGGTTTTCCTGGCAGCTGAGGGATATCGTAATATTGATAAGCAAACTAAGGCGAATTAAACACCTTGGGTGAAAGAGCCCAAAATAACAGACCAGCCGCCGGTGGTAAAGCTAGTCACGGGACTTCACAAAGGTTGTGGGTGAAACGAGTTTGGGAGCTTACTTCGTCGAAATCCGCGCAGCGGCCGCACCTGGGAGGCACTGCAACCCTCCGGTCCTCACTCTACCGTACCCGGGGGAGTGGGGACCGGAGAAGGAGGCGACCGATACTAACCAGGGTTAGAGGACCCTACGAGAAAAGGCTACGCAGGCGAGGCCGCGTAGCCTTTGGGGAGACTCAGATTGTCTATAGAAGCGAATTATTTCCCGATGCAGTACAGCGCCTTGTTCGTGCGATGGTAGATCTTGTTATCGACAAACGCTGGGCTGGCGTTGGCGATGGAGTCGTCCTCTTTGAACTCGTTGATCGTGATCAGCTTGTACTCTGGCTTGGCATCGAGCACGTAGGTGCCGTTTTCGCGGGTGACGTAGTATAGCTTGCCGCCAGCGACCACAGGCGAGGCGTAGATCAGTTTCGGGCGGGGTTCCATGCGTTCCTGGTAAACGACTTCGCCGGTCGTTGCATCGGCACAATAAGCGATCCCTTTGCTTTCGCTGACCCAATACAAATGCCCATCGTGATAGGTCGGGGAAGAAACGTTGGAGCCTTTGTCGAGTTCCCACACCAGGTGGCTGTCGGTCACGTCGCCGCTGCCGCCGGTGCGAATGGCGATCGTCGTATTCTTGCGGGCCCCCATCGCGATGACCAGATCGCCCACGGGAATGACGCTGGGGCAGATATAGTCGTCGATTCCCTTCGAGTGCCACAGTTCTGTACCGGTGGCTGGATCGAGGGCTCGGACGGCACCTTCTTCGCTGTAGATCAATTCTTCGCGTCCGTTGGCGGTGACCAGGATGGGCGTGTTCCACGAACGCTTGACCCCTTCGTGCTTCCAGACTTCTTCGCCGGTCTTCTTGTTCAGCCCGACGATCGCGTTGCCTTCGACGCCAGCGTTCAGGATGACCAGGTCTTGATACAGTACCGGCGAGTTGGCCGTGCCGAACGCGTGGGTCTTGTCACCCAGGCTGACCGTCCAGCGATGGGTGCCATCGAGATCGTAGGCAGCGGCGCCGGTGGTGCCGTAGTAAACGTAAACGCCGGTGTCGTCGACGATGGGCGTGCTGGAAGCAAAGCCGTGCAAGGCCACGAACCCGCTGAAATCTTTGGTGTGCTCGGCGTCGGCGGGAATCTCTTTGTTCCAGAGGATGTTGCCGTTTTTACGATCGACGCAGACGAGATTTCGTTTCAGGTTGGCCTTGTCGCCGGGGTCTTCTTCATCGAGACCATAGCCGGTGTAGCAAGTCACGTAGATACGATCGTTGTAAACGACCGGGCTCGAAGCGCCTGGGCCGGGCATGTCGGTCTTCCAGGCGATGTTTTCGGTGTCGTTCCACTGGGTGGGAACCGAGTCGACACTGGCGATCCCGGCTTGGGATGGCCCACGGAAGCGAGGCCAGTTGTCAGCTTGCAGCGAAAGCGTCATGGCGACGACTGCGAGCACGGAAAGAAGCATGGCGAAGTTACGAGACATCGACCGAATCCTTTAAGGGCAGGGGAGCTTAAATTTCCACAGGCTATGAGGTACCGCGATTATAGCGCCTTACGGGGTAAGTCAAAACCTACGCAACGCGATGTTTGCTTCACCTAATGTTAAAATGATTGTGGTCGGCCAGTGATCGGGCTATGCTGACTCGGCACAAACAGGTTAGTAACTTTCGGAGAGCTCGCTATGGGTTTTTCCTTTCGTAAGTCGTACACGTTCGGTCCATTGCGAGTTAATCTCAGCAAGTCGGGGGTCGGGTTTTCGTTCGGCGTCACCGGTCTGCGGGCCGGGTATAGCGCGAATGGGCGAAAATATGTTTCGGCAAGCGTGCCTGGCACCGGAGCACGGTACTATAAGTCGACCAAATCGCTTTCCGGTTTGTGGAACCAATGGTTCGGCGGCGATGAAGAGGCCGAAGAATCGCCGAAAAAGAAGCCTGCGAAGAAACTGAAAAAGAAAGAATCGTTCTGGTAAAGGCAAACCACAATGAAAGCCAAGTTCATACGCATCTTCCGCACGTCCAGTTCCGAACGCTTCCTGCTGCACGATGATGGAAGCGAAGAAATGGGCATGATCGACCTCCACTTCCTGGCCGATGGTACGGTGGCCGGAAACTTGTTTCTGGTCGCATCGAAAGTGACCGATGAAGGGGGCATCCGAGCGCTGCTCGAACTGATCGACGAACAACTGGTACCGGCCGCCAGCATGGAAGACGCGAATCTTTCGTTTACCGTCACTCAAGGGGAACTGGTGGGGACGTTTTCTAGCGCGGAAGAGTAAGTGGGGTTTGCCACAGAAGACACTGAGAACGCCAAGGGAAGATATTTGGCGTGCCACTGCTGGACGAGCCAGCAGTGGCACCCTTTTGAATTCTCCTCCCGTCGGTGCTCTCTGTGAGCTCTGTGGCTAAATATCCTTGCATCTGTCTTTCTAAACCGTTCAACTAGACGTTGCGCGGATTCGTGGAACTATCCGTTTCCCCCCACTGTATGCCCAAAGAGGAGATGCTCATGCGACGCCTGTCGTTGGTTGCTGCCGCTAGTTGCTGTTTAATGCTGTGTGCCGGCGTGGTTCATGCGATTGATTTGCCAGGGTTTTCCGTTGGTGAAGTCAATTTGAAGTCGGCTGGCCCCCTTTCGTTTGCTCCAGACAATGTGCTGATTGTTGGCGATCCGAAGGCCGCCACCGTCTATGCGATTCAAGTCGATAAGTCGGCTGCCAAATCGCCGACTGAATTGGAGATGCCGATTCCTGATGGGATTGAAGTCGCCGATCTGGTTGTGAGCCCTGACACGGGCGTGATTTACCTGTCGGTGACCGAGAACGGCAAGCCCAACATCGTACGCGTCGAAGGTGGCAAGCTGGTGCCGGTTGCTTTGGACAAAGTCAAGCGAGCCGTTGCCGAGTTGGCGAACGCTCCGGAAGACAAGGTCGTGGGCGAAGGTCGTCGTCGTGGTAATCCTCGTGAAGAGTCGATCACCGACATTGCTTACGTCGACAACCAGGTGATTGTTACGGGCCGAACTACCGGCGATGCTTCAGCTGCCGTGCATTCGATTGCCTATCCATTCCAAGAGCAAGGCAGCGCCATGCCGATTGAAATCTATCATGCGGCTCATGGTCGTTATGAAGACGACGCCGTGCCCCGGGTTTTTGTTCCGTTTACCATCGATGGCAAGCCGCATCTTCTGGCCGGTTTTACCTGCACGCCGCTGGTGAAGTTTCCGCTGGGTGAAATTGCCAAGGCGAAGCAGGCTTACCGTGGAACAACGGTTGCTGAACTGGGAAACCGGAATCGTCCTCTGGACATGGTTGTGTACGAAAAGAATGGTCAGCAGTACCTGTTGATGACCAACAGTGCTCGAGGCGTGATGAAGGTTAGCACCGAAGACATCGAACGCGAAGAAGGCCTGACCGCCCCGGTTAAGGGGGGTGGCACTGCCGGACAGGATTTCGAGTCAATCGACTGGGAAGGGGTCGTGCAGTTGGACAAGCTGAACGACAAGATGGCCGTCATCATCACTCAGGCC comes from the Bremerella alba genome and includes:
- a CDS encoding DUF4236 domain-containing protein, with product MGFSFRKSYTFGPLRVNLSKSGVGFSFGVTGLRAGYSANGRKYVSASVPGTGARYYKSTKSLSGLWNQWFGGDEEAEESPKKKPAKKLKKKESFW
- the lpxK gene encoding tetraacyldisaccharide 4'-kinase, with amino-acid sequence MLTARDFKAIVSGRQKGIGTSMLRGLMWVTSLFYGVGVGIRNRQFDTKVKSGERVDVPVISVGNLTLGGTGKTPMVAWLARWFREQDIRVTLISRGYGAEQGAQNDEAKELEQLLPDVPHLQNPDRVAAAQVAAEELAAQVLLLDDAFQHRRIARDLDIVLIDATEPFGYDYLFPRGTLREPVQSLGRADVIVLTRGDMVSEQDRAAIWERIVKLDHDAVLVEMRHQPSRLLNDSGKSQTIEQLQGKKVLAFCGIGNPSGFRHTLNDAGIDVVELREFDDHHAYQREDIHALEHWTTEHNEVDAVVCTHKDLVKIGLDRFMDKPLWALTIEAQIVDGQAELEERLRELVAKIPADPYADY
- a CDS encoding isocitrate/isopropylmalate dehydrogenase family protein, which codes for MAYEVTLITGDGTGPELAEAARKCVDATGVEINWDVQEAGIDVMERVGTPIPDSTIESVRRTKCALKAPITTPVGTGFRSINVYLRQELGLFACIRPCKWYPGVRSYFSELGVDIVIVRENTEDLYAGVEFEKGKPETAQLIEFINGLPSDRKIKTGAEETGVSIKPMSVSGTERIVRCAFEYAQKNGRKKVTAVHKANIMKYSDGLYLATATEVAKDYPDIEFEERIVDNMCMQLVQKPELYDVIVLPNLYGDILSDLGAGIVGGLGVAPGANIGPEGAVFEATHGSAPKYKGQNKVNPTALILSGMLMLQHMGETDAAKRLEQAVADVIAEGKDVTYDLKPNRDDPTAVGTQEMADAICAKLKG
- a CDS encoding outer membrane protein assembly factor BamB family protein, which produces MSRNFAMLLSVLAVVAMTLSLQADNWPRFRGPSQAGIASVDSVPTQWNDTENIAWKTDMPGPGASSPVVYNDRIYVTCYTGYGLDEEDPGDKANLKRNLVCVDRKNGNILWNKEIPADAEHTKDFSGFVALHGFASSTPIVDDTGVYVYYGTTGAAAYDLDGTHRWTVSLGDKTHAFGTANSPVLYQDLVILNAGVEGNAIVGLNKKTGEEVWKHEGVKRSWNTPILVTANGREELIYSEEGAVRALDPATGTELWHSKGIDDYICPSVIPVGDLVIAMGARKNTTIAIRTGGSGDVTDSHLVWELDKGSNVSSPTYHDGHLYWVSESKGIAYCADATTGEVVYQERMEPRPKLIYASPVVAGGKLYYVTRENGTYVLDAKPEYKLITINEFKEDDSIANASPAFVDNKIYHRTNKALYCIGK